In a single window of the Elaeis guineensis isolate ETL-2024a chromosome 8, EG11, whole genome shotgun sequence genome:
- the LOC105050520 gene encoding serine/threonine-protein phosphatase PP-X isozyme 2, with the protein MSDLDRQIEQLKRCEPLKESEVKALCLKAMEILVEESNVQRVDAPVTICGDIHGQFYDMKELFKVGGDCPKTNYLFLGDFVDRGFYSVETFLLLLALKVRYPDRITLIRGNHESRQITQVYGFYDECLRKYGSVNVWRYCTDIFDFLSLSALIENKIFSVHGGLSPAITTLDQIRTIDRKQEVPHDGAMCDLLWSDPEDAVDGWGLSPRGAGFLFGGNVVTSFNHSNNIDYICRAHQLVMEGYKWMFNNQIVTVWSAPNYCYRCGNVAAILELDENLNKQFRVFEAAPHEARGVPSKKPAPDYFL; encoded by the exons ATGTCGGACTTGGACCGGCAAATAGAGCAGCTGAAGCGATGCGAACCGCTCAAAGAGTCGGAGGTGAAGGCGCTGTGCCTCAAGGCCATGGAGATCCTCGTCGAGGAGAGCAACGTACAGAGGGTCGATGCCCCCGTCACC ATATGTGGAGACATTCATGGACAGTTTTATGACATGAAAGAGCTGTTCAAAGTTGGAGGCGACTGTCCAAAGACTAATTACTTGTTTCTAGGGGATTTTGTTGACCGAGGATTTTATTCTGTTGAGACGTTTCTGCTTTTGCTAGCATTGAAG GTTAGGTATCCAGACCGTATAACTCTCATACGAGGAAATCATGAGAGCCGGCAGATCACACAG GTTTATGGATTCTATGATGAGTGTCTCCGCAAATATGGGTCAGTAAATGTATGGAGATATTGCACAGATATATTTGACTTCCTAAG CCTATCAGCACTCATTGAGAACAAAATTTTTAGTGTCCATGGAGGGCTATCTCCTGCCATTACAACGTTAGATCAG ATTCGAACTATAGACCGGAAGCAGGAAGTACCTCATGATGGGGCCATGTGCGATCTTCTATGGTCAGATCCAGAAGATGCTGTTGATGGTTGGGGTTTAAGTCCTCGGGGTGCAGGCTTCCTGTTTGGTGGGAATGTGGTTACCTCCTTTAATCACTCAAACAACATTGATTACATATGTCGTGCACATCAactagtgatggaaggatataaATGGATGTTTAATAACCAGATTGTAACAGTCTGGTCCGCTCCAAATTACTGTTACAG ATGTGGCAATGTGGCTGCCATCCTTGAGCTGGATGAGAACCTAAACAAGCAGTTTCGTGTATTTGAGGCTGCACCACAT GAAGCAAGAGGCGTTCCTTCTAAGAAACCAGCCCCTGATTACTTCCTCTGA
- the LOC105050519 gene encoding cell division protein FtsZ homolog 1, chloroplastic: MAAFPCLQLSNYSPLGSPYSLGIALSPRELAPAGRRRVSHRREGSALQCSNSSVSVDAARIRVVGVGGGGNNAVNRMIGSGLQGVEFYAINTDAQALLHSQAKNPLQIGELLTRGLGTGGNPLLGEQAAEESKEGIANALKDSDLVFITAGMGGGTGSGATPVVAQISKEAGYLTVGVVTYPFSFEGRKRSLQALEAIEKLQKSVDTLIVIPNDRLLDVANEHTPLQDAFLLADDILRQGVQGISDIITIPGLVNVDFADVKAVMKNSGTAMLGVGVSSSKNRAQEAAEQATLAPLIGSSIESATGVVYNITGGNDITLQEVNRVSQVVTSLADPSANIIFGAVVDDRYTGEIHVTIIATGFPQSFQKTLLTDPKAAKNVDVREKKGGALLRNTATNSSPVPSMPRRLFF, from the exons ATGGCTGCTTTTCCGTGCCTTCAGTTGTCGAATTACAGCCCTTTGGGCTCTCCTTATTCTCTTGGAATTGCCCTTTCCCCACGTGAGCTCGCTCCGGCAGGCCGGAGGCGGGTCTCCCATCGGCGAGAGGGCTCGGCCTTGCAGTGCTCCAACTCCTCCGTGTCGGTGGACGCTGCAAGGATCAGGGTGGTCGGCGTCGGAGGGGGCGGGAACAATGCCGTCAATCGTATGATTGGAAGTGGACTGCAG GGAGTTGAATTTTATGCGATAAACACCGATGCCCAGGCTCTGTTACATTCACAGGCAAAGAATCCTCTACAAATTGGAGAGCTTTTAACTCGTGGTTTAG GTACTGGTGGAAATCCTCTTCTAGGAGAGCAAGCTGCTGAGGAATCTAAAGAAGGTATTGCCAATGCGCTCAAGGACTCAGACCTTGTATTCATAACAGCTGGTATGGGTGGAGGCACAGGATCTGGTGCCACTCCAGTTGTTGCCCAGATATCAAAGGAAGCTGGTTATCTGACTGTTGGTGTGGTCACTTATCCATTCAGCTTTGAAGGCCGGAAACGTTCTTTACAG GCACTGGAGGCTATTGAAAAGTTACAAAAGAGCGTTGATACTCTTATAGTAATTCCCAATGATCGGTTGTTGGATGTTGCCAACGAGCATACACCTCTTCAGGATGCGTTTCTTCTTGCTGATGACATTTTACGCCAAGGTGTGCAAGGGATATCTGACATCATAACT ATTCCTGGACTTGTAAATGTTGATTTTGCTGATGTGAAAGCTGTCATGAAGAACTCTGGAACTGCCATGCTTGGTGTTGGTGTTTCCTCTAGTAAAAACAGGGCACAAGAAGCTGCTGAACAAGCAACCCTTGCACCCCTAATCGGATCATCAATTGAATCTGCAACTGGGGTTGTGTACAATATTACTGGGGGAAATGATATAACCTTGCAAGAAGTAAACAGAGTCTCTCAG GTCGTAACTAGCCTGGCAGATCCTTCTGCAAACATAATATTTGGAGCCGTTGTTGATGATCGGTACACAGGTGAAATCCATGTGACGATAATTGCTACAGGCTTCCCTCAGTCTTTTCAGAAAACCCTCTTGACAGACCCAAAAGCAGCAAAAAATGTTGATGTCCGAGAAAAGAAAGGTGGGGCTCTCCTCCGTAACACTGCCACCAACTCATCGCCAGTGCCCTCGATGCCTCGGAGGCTGTTCTTCTGA